The window ACCGCGGCGGCTTGCAGGCTCGCGGCGCGGCGCTCGCACCGGTGCAGTGCCTTGACCGCGTCCACACCGGACCGGCACCGGCCGATGGCGGCCGCGACGCAGCCGACGAGCGAAACCCATGGCCGCTCGTCCTGGTTGAGCGATTCGATTCGTTCGGCGTTCTCGATGTGCGCGGCCACCCCTGACAGCGCCGACAACGCGCGGACCACCGCCCCGACGGCGTCGAGGAAGTCGCCCTCGGCCTGTGCCGCCAGCGCTTCGAGCGCGGGTGCCATGGCGTCCGGCTTCGTCCAGTTGTCGGCCACCACGCGCACCGCCGTTCCGAGCAGGCCGATGACATCGGTTCGCGTCGGCAGGATCCTGCTCCAGTGCCGCACCGCTTCGGTGGGCCTGCCGTCCAGCAGCGAGGCGATACCCGCTGCCAACGACCAGCCGTCCGAGGTGTCGGCCATCGGGTGCTCGGCGAGCGCCGCCGGACGCTTGTCCAGCGCCCGCCGCAACTGGCCCAGCCAGTGCGCCGCCGTGGTGTCGGTCGGCGGCGCGCCTGGCGAGAAGGCGGCCACCAGTTCTTGCTCCCGCACGCAGTCCTCGTGCAGATCGGTCCCGGCAAGGGCGGTCGTCGCCTCCTGGTACGCGGCCAGCGCGGCGTCGAGCTGATCGTTCAAAGCGCGGGCGCGGGCCTGTGCCAGCAACACGGCACCGACGTCGTGGCGGTGTCCTGCCATGAGCGAAGCCTGACCCGTTCGGGGCGCGTTGAGGATCCGACTGCTCGCCCGCACATCGGCGGCGCGCAGGTACGCCACGAGCGCTTCGTGGTCGCGCCCGACGGATTCGTGGAGCCGGGCGATCTTGCGGTAGTGCTCCCGAAGTGCCTCGGGGCTGATCCGGGCGCGCAGTTCCGCGACGAGATGCGCCTGGAACAGCGGATGGTAGCGATATCGAACCTGGTCACCGTCGATATCGCGACGCACCAGGAGGTTCTGTTCCACGAGTTGGTCGAGGGTCCAGCCGCTGTTCGACCGGTCGAGCAGTGCGTCGCACCACTCGGGGACGACCGGTGTGCAGGCGCTGCTGAACAGCAGAAGGTCCACCGTGTCCGAGGGAAGGTCGGCCAGCACGGTGGCCGTCAGGTGGTGTCGGAGCAGCCGCGACCCGGCAAGTGTGGCGATGGCGGCGGCCCGCTGCTCGGGCGAGTGGCCCCGCGTCGCCGCCTGGAACAGGTGGATCGCCATGATCCAGCCCTCGGTGCGCTCAGTCAGCTCCGACACGGCGGCCTGGGTCAGGGGTGCGTCGTAGTGCTCGCGGAACAGCGACTCGACCTCGTCCTCGCGGAACCGCAGCGCCTGCCCGTCGATGCTGTGGACGTGTCCGGCGAGTCGGACCGGGGTGGACCACTCGGCGCGTTCGGTCCGGGCCGCGAGCACGAACCGGGTGTCCCGGGACAGGGCGTTGATCACGCGGCCGAGCACGACCGCCGGCTGGCCGGTCAGGAGGTGTGCGTCGTCGACCACGAGCGTGCAGGGGCCGATCGTCCGCCCCACCTCGGCCGCGAGTCTGCGCACCGAGATCTGGTGATGGTGCGGCGAGGTGCCCAGCAGTGCGTCGGCGACACCTTCGACGACCTGCCGCGGGTGGCAGAGCGAACCGTCGACGCCGAGCCAACCAACCTTCTCACCGCGCTCCCGCAGGTGTTCGGCGAACTGCGCGACGAGCTCGGTCTTGCCCGCTCCGGGCGGGCCGGTCACGATCACTGAGCCTTCGGTGTGCGCGGACACGCAGTGGTCCAGAAGTCGTCCGCGACGAAACCCGGAAGGGGTCGGAACGCCGATGGCCCCGGTGTCCTCGTCGACAGCGCGGAACTGCCCCGGCCGCGGCGGCGGGGGTTCGAGGAAGGCGGGTCGCGTCGCCGCGCGCGGCCCGCGGCGGCGGTCCAGCCAGGCCGCCGCGGCACCGATGTCGAGATCAGCCGCCATCGCGATCACTTCCACAGGTCGTGGATGTTGTCGCTTTCGAGGCTGCCCGCCAGCCGCCGTCATGTCCCTAGGGTCGGTCCCTAGTGCTGGTCCCTGTGCCCCCAGGGGCGGTTCAGAATCGACCAAAGTACTTCACGGTCGACGCGTCCGCCTTGAGGGTGCGGTTGATCAGGTCGATCTCGATCCGGCCCGCCACCCCGGCTTGTGGTGCCGCGCCGCCCGGCCAGGTCGGCTGGGCTTGCCAGTCCAGCAGAACGCGCGGGTACTGCGAGCCGACCACGTTGCCCGCTCTCGACTCCAGCACCAGGTTGACGGTGAACCCCGTCGCGTCGGCGGGCACGTCGACCCGGCAATCCGCGACACCGGCGAACGGGACGAACCCGCGCGCGCCGATCATCAGTCGCAGCTGGTTCTCGGGCTCGAGGTCGTGCTCTCCGATCTTGACGACCTTGTAGCCGCGGAACTTGCACATGATTCCGATGTCGAATTTCTCCCGTTTCCTGGGGAGGAAGCCGATGACCCGATTGCGGTGGAGAACGCGGATCCGTCCTTTGCCCCGGCGGTAGGTTCGACGTCGATGGAGCCCAGGGGCGATCTCCTCGTCCAGCTGCGCCACAAAAGGAAGAACGGACAG is drawn from Actinokineospora alba and contains these coding sequences:
- a CDS encoding BTAD domain-containing putative transcriptional regulator; translation: MAADLDIGAAAAWLDRRRGPRAATRPAFLEPPPPRPGQFRAVDEDTGAIGVPTPSGFRRGRLLDHCVSAHTEGSVIVTGPPGAGKTELVAQFAEHLRERGEKVGWLGVDGSLCHPRQVVEGVADALLGTSPHHHQISVRRLAAEVGRTIGPCTLVVDDAHLLTGQPAVVLGRVINALSRDTRFVLAARTERAEWSTPVRLAGHVHSIDGQALRFREDEVESLFREHYDAPLTQAAVSELTERTEGWIMAIHLFQAATRGHSPEQRAAAIATLAGSRLLRHHLTATVLADLPSDTVDLLLFSSACTPVVPEWCDALLDRSNSGWTLDQLVEQNLLVRRDIDGDQVRYRYHPLFQAHLVAELRARISPEALREHYRKIARLHESVGRDHEALVAYLRAADVRASSRILNAPRTGQASLMAGHRHDVGAVLLAQARARALNDQLDAALAAYQEATTALAGTDLHEDCVREQELVAAFSPGAPPTDTTAAHWLGQLRRALDKRPAALAEHPMADTSDGWSLAAGIASLLDGRPTEAVRHWSRILPTRTDVIGLLGTAVRVVADNWTKPDAMAPALEALAAQAEGDFLDAVGAVVRALSALSGVAAHIENAERIESLNQDERPWVSLVGCVAAAIGRCRSGVDAVKALHRCERRAASLQAAAVATWARVIMAGYLADPGSAELDQTARGAGDATVSPAGRHPLSPAVQRSPAAPARIAPLPTSTVATPRPGPDPRMRIRCFGQFEIAVGDQLLDWRGLRPRVQSVLRLLALRANRGVHVDTLYQCFWPGAPLDSARRSLHVAVSMIRRVLGDAPAPSWPQSPVERRGDMYVLAIPPGGTADTVRFGEALHQWRVATGNADPTSLLKPLRTAFSLYTGDLLPEEGAAEWVLADRARYRALVLDVACALARIEVKLGNPGRAAAVCTRAIEIDRFHDPAWNLLIHAYQLGNEPAAAHQARSQYRDVLAELGVHEPPEQAPRKAPR